The Calliopsis andreniformis isolate RMS-2024a chromosome 10, iyCalAndr_principal, whole genome shotgun sequence nucleotide sequence AGAACAGAGACCAATTTATTTATACCAATTCTGTGAATGGATTCGATGTAATATCGAGTAAACTGTCAGAATTTTGTTCTCAGATTATACAAACATTAGCACTTAAtcagaggaatgaggaatggaaAAATTTACATCTACTACCCTTTATGTATCCTGCTACTGTGTGTGGTCCACCTAGTTTAGGTCACAATATTGGGCCTCTTTTATTGTCTCAGTATTGCCCAAAAAAGAATGTACTTTTGCTACTTGAGCATGGTACATTTATGTCTGAAGGAGATATTACTTTGGCTCAGATAACTGCAGAAACAATAATTGATGTATTGTCTCAGACAGATTTTGTTAATATTGTTGGTCTGGCTAACAATGCTTCTATCCATTGTAAAGATGGTTTATTAAGAGCTACAGATGTGAATAAGTTTCAGTTGACACGTTATGTTCATAGCTTAACTAGAACAGAAACAAATGAGACTATTGCATTTGATTTTGGTAAATTACTGAAGAATGTGAAGGGTGAAATAGTGTTTATACATTTGACTAATACGCTTAAAATGACATtgcatataaaagaaataaataacaTGATTTCTAAAGGAAAAGTGAATGGTTACTTGAAAACCATATTAATTCTATCTGATCAAGGACCACATATGAATATTAAAGAGCACAATGATAGTATTATAGTTCGTCCAACACAAAACATATTAGGATatgaaatatcaaaattatttgcTGATCTGAAATGCTCTGAGGACCATAAgaaagattattatttgtctgatCCATACTTTGATTTATATAGTAAAACAATGACTTTGTCAATTGGACACATTAGTGATACAGCACTGTTATTTTTAGATGTTCATTTAAGAAACTTTGTTGATGATTTAACATATTTCAATTTTGGATCACATGTATATCCTGTACTGTTTGATAGTAAAGGTATAGTTTGGATTCACAAGCAATTTCCAAGAGTAGAAACAATGATAGATCAGCCTCTCAAAGTTAACTTACAACACATAGAAAATATTAGTTCAGAAACAGTAGCAATGATGACTGAACAAGAAGAAGGTATCATTAATGTAAAAACCAGGCTGGGGGAACAGAAATGGTATAGATGGAAACACTTGGTGTACAAAGATTTAATAGTATGTTTAGTATCAGCAACAAATGGAAGTACATTGCCAGTTGCAAAGTTTGTGCCAACATTAACAACAAATATTTTACATCATCGTCTTGATCTTTTAATGCATGATATGCCAGAAGGTATTTTGTGCACTTACAATAATAAACTTTCAACTTTGTCAACTGGAGTAGTTTATCTCTCTCCATGGTGTTTCCAATCACCACTAGAACAATTGAAGCTAGTGGAAACTGGATCTACTGTAACTATGCAAAGTTATATGGCATACTTAAAAGACTTAACAGGTCTTCTTGCCAATCCTGGCCTACATCAATCTGTAAAGTCAGATGTAGCCATGCTGGCTCAAATTTTGGGATACTTTAAAAGTAGACACATAGAAAGTgctttaaataaatttataataagAAGATATATTGTTGGTACTGTCAGTGGAGTTTTAGAAATATATCCAGGAATAATGTTTGATTCTGGTTTTGATCCTAAGAGAAGGATGTGGTATGGGAAAGCACTGGAACATTCTGGGAAATTAATTTTCACACCTCCATACATCGGTGCTGGTGGTTCAGGATATGTTGTTACTTTGAGTCACACAGTTCATCGAAATTCTAAGTCAAATACACATGATGATACTGTAGCAATTCTGTCTATGGATGTACCTATAGGTTTTATATCAAGACTTTTGAAAGAAATGTTTCCATTTTGTAATAATTCTACAGTAAAGTGCTTTTTGATGGATGACAAAGGATATTTAGTATCCCATCCAACTTTCTTAGAACCAACTGGTAAAATTGAGCAACAACACTTGACTCATAAAGAGTTACTAGTTGCAAACGATATATTAAACCATGAACTTTTTGTAAAGAAAAAAGCCTGTGCAAATTACTTAGATGGTACTGTGCAAAGATATTATCAGTTTAATATATCTTTAGATGAAGTTCTTACAAATATTGTTCATGGTGAACATTGTGTTAAATACCAAGTAGCAGCAGTACCAGgaactaatgtatttttaggtGTTGTTAACGTGACTTGTAATTTATTGAGAGCTTTTTGTCCATGTAGCACAGTAAGTAACAACACAATTATACTCTAACGATATTTTTGCTCCcttaaaaaatgaagaaaaatattaatattatactttatattaCAGCTGGATCATTCGTGCTTAAATTGCAAAAGAATGGAGCAAACTGAATGTGAATGCCCGTGCGAGTGCGCCTTATACTTCTCAAACTGTGCAGAGTACAATATACACGATATGCATGATTTAGAACCTTGTCCAGTACCGTATGAACAAGGAGGGAATTCGCAGATATCTTGTACACAGTCTGCTAACTTGAAAACATGTCCGTCCATTGATTGCAAAGCATTTAAAACAGAAAATGAGTGCCTAGGAATTGTGGGTTGTCAGTGGTGCCATGTAGATAATGACGGAGAAACGCCTTTACATGCTCCGTTTTGTAGCGATATGTCTCGATGTTTTAGAGGTCTCTTAGGATCTTCTATGCCCCTCAGCGATGGAACATACAGTAAATATGAATGTTTTTTAATCGTTAATCTTTTTTAGTATCTTCTTGTCTGCCTATACATACAATACTTTACCTTTTGTAGATTCCCAATCGACTGAAGAATTTACAGTGCGAGAGTGGCCATCAGTTGGTCCAGTAGCTGGTGGAATACTGGCATTTCTATTGATACTAGGAGTTATACTATTTTGTTATagactacgttccgtgcaatcaggTTTAGAACATCAGTGCTTACATGTTCATACTTCACCAGACATGTTACGTATGACTCATTTGGAGGGGGATGTGGAACCTATGGAGTtggatcaaacaaaaaataatttAGATTCTCTAATGAGGGATGGTATAGCTCCTATATCGCCATACAGAGTTTCTACGAACTACAGAAAGCCACCTAGTGGTGACAGCGATCACGGATACAGTACGATGACTCCTCACGATGATTCTGAGCAGCAAACATTCGCTGAGCCATTGTTAGTAGTCGGTAGTAATACGGAGCCTGATTTAAGAAGGCGATCAAGTTGTCTTCCCTCCCCAACAACTCATTTAGGATCTCCACATCATGTTCTAGCACCTGTTACAGTTCATTGTAACATGGAAGCAAATTATTGCTAACGAAAGTAAGACGCAATAAGAGAAATTTGATCCAAGTTTCATTCCTTATAAAAGGAAAGCAGAAACACAGAAAAAGCGAAAATTTTGTAGCAGTTTCCATTATGGAGCacgtgtaaaatatttttttaatttttagaagAGTTTATTACTTTTATAACGTTGTTTATAAAGTACTTAGTTTTCTAAAATGTCTAGTAGTACGTAGATACGTACATCTGTTGGTATTATTGTAATCGTTTaagttatattttaaataactgGAATGAACGATGATTTTTTTACTAATTGATATCTTGCCTAATTAAACGATGAAATTAAACTTATCGTTATAAGTATTCATGACGCGCAATTATGTATATATAGTTCATGAGCATTCAATTAATATTAAGAATAGAAAATCTAGATGAAAACTTGATTAAGTGGCCATAATTGATATCTCGATATTATTTCATTTCTTAGACATTACGTTTAGAGCTAACATTGTTCTCATTAATTATACATCGAGTACTCGAGTATTCGAATAACATGTGGCAATCATATACTTTTCCTATCAACTAGAAACAAACCTTGCATTTTATCATCCTGCATTATCAAAATTGTTCTTTTATGATCTTAAATACTCAGCACAATATACTATATAATATCGAATTGATATAAAACGTACGAatagatatatttttatatttacagaATTTTTAAGAGTCAAATAGTCTACCACAAATGAATTATTTGTATAGTACGTGATTTACTTTG carries:
- the LOC143184260 gene encoding VWFA and cache domain-containing protein 1, whose amino-acid sequence is MVVKRILYFGFVVTVLVNLHSLASEDSNIDVQCQFGKTLRKQVNAEPLNGTCLRDIVVRLSNEFRSITDAELGLASFQEMLDAMEFVNETSSLNMRLTLLVDKLNNKLSSYADLLKQSYNIILPILEKNRDQFIYTNSVNGFDVISSKLSEFCSQIIQTLALNQRNEEWKNLHLLPFMYPATVCGPPSLGHNIGPLLLSQYCPKKNVLLLLEHGTFMSEGDITLAQITAETIIDVLSQTDFVNIVGLANNASIHCKDGLLRATDVNKFQLTRYVHSLTRTETNETIAFDFGKLLKNVKGEIVFIHLTNTLKMTLHIKEINNMISKGKVNGYLKTILILSDQGPHMNIKEHNDSIIVRPTQNILGYEISKLFADLKCSEDHKKDYYLSDPYFDLYSKTMTLSIGHISDTALLFLDVHLRNFVDDLTYFNFGSHVYPVLFDSKGIVWIHKQFPRVETMIDQPLKVNLQHIENISSETVAMMTEQEEGIINVKTRLGEQKWYRWKHLVYKDLIVCLVSATNGSTLPVAKFVPTLTTNILHHRLDLLMHDMPEGILCTYNNKLSTLSTGVVYLSPWCFQSPLEQLKLVETGSTVTMQSYMAYLKDLTGLLANPGLHQSVKSDVAMLAQILGYFKSRHIESALNKFIIRRYIVGTVSGVLEIYPGIMFDSGFDPKRRMWYGKALEHSGKLIFTPPYIGAGGSGYVVTLSHTVHRNSKSNTHDDTVAILSMDVPIGFISRLLKEMFPFCNNSTVKCFLMDDKGYLVSHPTFLEPTGKIEQQHLTHKELLVANDILNHELFVKKKACANYLDGTVQRYYQFNISLDEVLTNIVHGEHCVKYQVAAVPGTNVFLGVVNVTCNLLRAFCPCSTLDHSCLNCKRMEQTECECPCECALYFSNCAEYNIHDMHDLEPCPVPYEQGGNSQISCTQSANLKTCPSIDCKAFKTENECLGIVGCQWCHVDNDGETPLHAPFCSDMSRCFRGLLGSSMPLSDGTYNSQSTEEFTVREWPSVGPVAGGILAFLLILGVILFCYRLRSVQSGLEHQCLHVHTSPDMLRMTHLEGDVEPMELDQTKNNLDSLMRDGIAPISPYRVSTNYRKPPSGDSDHGYSTMTPHDDSEQQTFAEPLLVVGSNTEPDLRRRSSCLPSPTTHLGSPHHVLAPVTVHCNMEANYC